GGTTCCTCTACAAGAACAAGATCTTCATCCGGCTCTAGAATCAGGGACTGACGCACCCGCGATATCGGTGGAGATCTTCGTGATTCACACCCCGTCAATCGCCCCGATTGCGAGTCCGTGATGTCTCTGGGTGTGGCTGTCCCGTCGTGCGGGGAGTGGACTCGTCGCCAACATAAACAACCCAACAGGCAACACGTCGTCAGATCGATTTGACGCAGTAAACCGGGTTTACCTCCGCGAGCGACGGGACAGCCACACCCGGAGACAACACTCCGCATTGTCGGGGTTGGCCTTGGGTCGCAGGGCAAAACGTTCCAGTTAACACATGGTGGGTGCGTCAGTCCCTACTTGCCCTTTTTCCCGTCCGCATCCGCACGTTCCAGCGCATCGTCCAGCAGGGCATCAACATCGTCGTGCCCATCTACTTTGCAGGCCCACACATTCCCCGGAAACACCAGCACATTCGGCCCCTTCGAACACTTGTCAATGCAGCCCGAAGGGTAAACCCGGACCACATCCTGAAGCTTTCGCTCCTTGATCCGTTTCTTTAATTGCGCCAGCACCTTCTCCCCGCCAAAGCGCGCACAGCAGTCATCCTTCTTCCCCCGATCACGGGTGCATACAAAAATGACTACCGGCTGGCGCAGATCGCGTTGTTTCATGGCGGACTCTCTCTCAACGGCGCGGCGGGTGGGAAGAAGACTGCGCCCGAGTCCAGTATACCGTGTGGCGGTCCGAGGCCGCGAATGATTTGTCAGCGAAACCGGAAACATGAGAAGCGACGGCGACAAACTCCGGGTGTCGCCCTGTCGGGCGCGTCCGCAGGGACTGACGCACCCACCGTGGCTCGACCGGATCTACATGCACTGCGACCCAACACGTACGGCGACAAGGCGTCGTGTTATC
This window of the Candidatus Hydrogenedentota bacterium genome carries:
- a CDS encoding (2Fe-2S) ferredoxin domain-containing protein, translating into MKQRDLRQPVVIFVCTRDRGKKDDCCARFGGEKVLAQLKKRIKERKLQDVVRVYPSGCIDKCSKGPNVLVFPGNVWACKVDGHDDVDALLDDALERADADGKKGK